Within Styela clava chromosome 8, kaStyClav1.hap1.2, whole genome shotgun sequence, the genomic segment cacagaaaacgacaatttactgaaagtagtttttttttgttcacattttgacccaattatgaATACACCTCAAGCTTCAGGGATCAAATGAAACTCAAAGTACATGGAGAATGTggcatttttaaagaaaaagggaagtcaattaaaatttaattttttataatgctAATCACAGGACGTCTTCGCTGATATCAAATGTTTAGTAAAAATATCATCATAGTAACGCACATGAACACCTATTTCAGCTTTCTCTCATAAAGAAGAGCAAAATTCAATACTTGGAGGACATACATTGCAAAATAGGGGACTTATTAAGTTCATAAACACATAATTTAAATAACTTTAAAATGTAATACATCTTTGAATCATTTGAGTCGTATATAATTTATGCATAATTAGACATAGGCCTATGAAAACTCAATTATttataaatcaatattttatagtaAATTCTATTCGATGAGCAAAAGATTTTAATAGCACAATTCAATGCACAATAAAAggttaataataaaaacattaaaaagtaaaatattaataaaaatgagtaataataaataaaatcgaGTTTTACTcgtcaaaatttaattttatttaattctaatCATAGGACGTCTTCACTGATATCAAATGTTAAATACCAAAAACAACCGCAGTAACGTCCATGAACACTTTCTCTCATAAATAAAAGAAAGATTACAATATTTCAAGTAAGTTTCGAAAGATTTGGATGACCTATTATCCCTATTTAATTTATGCATAATCAGACATAGGCCAAtacaaactaaattttttattagtttaattaaattcaactgctataaaaatgcaaacaaaaaatttggtaATACTGATAAAAGAAACGTTTACTGATAAGAACATTCCAAATCGAaagaaatagtaaattattcgaatcggttcaaaaAAAGtctcgaatcgccgccatcttgctTTTTTATACGCCAAAGGTCGAGATGAACTCGTTAACCTTTCATATTGAAGTCAGAATTTGAAAAGGCAATTCTGAGAATGGCTTTTCTTTGTAGCAAGGTTTTTCtaaaacatgttttttattttgcgtGACAAACCAGCAAACTGACTGCGTGAttaattctatatttttattcatttattcatGTGTTCAGAAGACCAATTACAATGAAAGATTCAAATTTGAtcacatataaataaatattcgattcgatttatAATCATCAGGCATTTAAAAATGCCTAGCCCAACTACTGATATAGATTACAGTAAAAATTCAAGTTGTTAAGGTAAAAGTAAGTAATTATGAGTAAAAACGAAGTTTTTTTATCAAAACTATTTGTCGTTTTGGTGTATTTCGATCTCGATTTCGatcagtttttatatttcacataTGACACCGTGCAATACATCTTCTAGTGTTTCATCGATCAATCCCTGATGAATAGCATCTGGATTCTGAACATGAACGCCCACATATTCGCTCTGTCTAGAAGGATGACCAGGAAACCAAGCTTTTGGTGGCAAAGTACTGGTTTCTCCACTGGACAGCAAAATCAGAGAGTTCTGTAGAAATTGtggaaaaaaagtttttaaatcGATTGCTAGGAATGTTACTGCAACTGTTACTAACAAATTAAATGAGAATCTTTGCTCTCTACAATAAGCTTCTCAGTAAAAGTACTCATCATAGACAAAATATGGCAGTTAACGTCGCTCGCGACTACTCGTGTATTAGAAACGACATGGCAATGGGGAAAATGCAGGAATTACTGAAAATATCACAAGTTCCAAAATACTTggtaatttaataaaatattcgaccGTACAGCCAGGATACGacgttgaaaaaaattgaaatagtgaTTATGTTCTATATTTTGGGTTTTCAAATTATCCATTTTCCTAATATATATAAAGCACCGTGACCCTATCATTTGGTAATTTTGTTGatacaaaaacattttgagTCACTATTCGAACTCGTgaagtttataaaaataatttccacACTTCTGAATACTCAGATATTAGTTTGTTACCTATTAAACTGACCTTGAACTCCATTCCTGTCCATACTTTCCTATATTCATTCTTAGACATCATTGGTTGTATATAACTCAGCAACAGCTTTTGATGAGTGAGGCTGTAAATATTCGCGGGTTTTCCGATGTTCATCGATGTGCAAATAGCTTCAGCATCTTTTATGGTGACGTTCCTTTCATCATACACCACTGCTATGTAGCATTTCGAATTATATGTGACGCCACATTTAACTAAAAACAACATTAGCGTggtcattgaatattt encodes:
- the LOC144425759 gene encoding uncharacterized protein LOC144425759; protein product: MNFFEMLYFVSLICGLLAELKLPPGSCVSKIVNGKLVQIGDCKKDDGSEIARLIQKSLDEKKKTQLKCGVTYNSKCYIAVVYDERNVTIKDAEAICTSMNIGKPANIYSLTHQKLLLSYIQPMMSKNEYRKVWTGMEFKNSLILLSSGETSTLPPKAWFPGHPSRQSEYVGVHVQNPDAIHQGLIDETLEDVLHGVICEI